The following nucleotide sequence is from Poecile atricapillus isolate bPoeAtr1 unplaced genomic scaffold, bPoeAtr1.hap1 scaffold_327, whole genome shotgun sequence.
ggtgggattttggtgAAGTTTGGtaaattttggggtccctgggtgggatttgggggtggaattttggggtgattttggtggattttggggtccctgggtgggattttggggggattttggtgaattttgggatcctggggtggattttggggtggttttgggggattttggggtccctgggtgagattttggtggattttgggatcctgggggggaatttgggggtcttggggtggattttggggtggtttcagTGAATTTTTGGCTTcctggggagattttggggttcctggctggaattttggggttcccaggtgggattttggggggattttggtgaattttggggtccctgggtgagattttgaggggattttggtgaattttggggtccctgggtgagattttggggggattttggtgaattttggggtccctgggtgggattttgggggattttgggatcctggGGGGAATTCTGGAGTCCcagagagattttggggtggttttggaggattttggggttcctggggacattttggggttcctggctgaaattttggggttcccaggtggaattctggggtgattttggtggcttttggggtccctgggtgagATTTTCGtggatttggggatcctgggcgggaatttgggggtcttggggtggattttggggtggtttgaggagatttttggggtccctgagtaAAATTTTGGGATActgggaggatttttggggctcctggctgaaattttggggttcccaggtggaattttgggttggttttggtggattttgggtgtcccaggtgggattttggagatCCCGAGagattttggtggattttggggactctgggaggatttttggggttcctgggtggaattttggggtgattttggggtgattttggggtgattttggtggattttggggtgattttggcggattttggtggattttggcGGATTTTGGCagattttggtggattttggggtgattttggggtgattttggtggattttggggtgattttggcggattttggggtgattttggcggattttgggatgattttggcggattttgggatgattttggtggattttggggtgattttggggtgattttggtggattttggggtgattttggggtgattttggcggattttggggtgattttggagtgattttggcggattttggggtgattttggcggattttggggtgattttggcggattttggagtgattttggcggattttggggtgattttggcggattttggggtgattttggcggattttggggtgattttggcggattttgggatgattttggtggattttggggtgattttggcggatttttggctgattttggcggattttggtgtgattttggtggattttggcggattttggggtgattttgctggattttggcgtgattttgtggattttggggtgattttggtggattttgggctccctctgggatttttcagggctcccgggataattttggggtgattttagcGGATTTTGGGTTCCCATGTGTGTctgggggggggatttggggtcgcagcccctcccccatcctcgcccctccccccccaggcGCTCCAGTTACGTCATCACCACGCGCGTCCACTGGGGGGCGCCGTGAGTACCCACAATGCACCGCgggaggggaaatttggggtcatttttggggattttgggctcCTTTCCGGGCCCTTCTGAtcattttgggggaaatttgggtgaatttggggtttggggagggaatTTTGACATTTGAGGGTTTTCTTCCAGAGGTTTCTTTTTGGGagggaggaaatttggggttttttggggttggtcttggggggattttgaggttcCTGAGATAAACTTTGGGttttcaggatggattttgggtggaattttgggtatttttgggtcTCGGCGCGGATTTGCCGTTTTTGGGAGGAattctgttttttggggtgaattttggtgtCTCCGGGTGgattttgaggtgttttggggtggatttggggatttttttggggattaaTTTTACTTTTCGAGAGCGAATTTgagaattttgggtgaattttggtgcctttgggtgaatttgggtttttttggggtaaatttgggctttttttgccTCCCCAGACCCGACCGGGGCCTCTCCAGGAAGCACCTGCTGGAAGgtgagggggcggggcctgcgGTGGGCGTGGCCacaaagggggcgtggccaaaaagggggcgtggccaaaaagggggcgtggccaccCCTACACGCTCTATGCCCTTATATGGGCAAAGCTGTGGGCGTGGCTCAACCCTGACCACGCCCCCGTGGCTCCCAGGCTTTTGTGGGCGTGGCTTCACCTTGGCCACGCCCCCTGTGGGTTATTGGGGTTGTGGGCGTGGCTTAAATGTGGCCACGCCCCCTTAAATGCTTGGTTGGGTGTGGGGGTGGTTTCAGcttggccacgccccctctgGGGTCCGTGTGGGCGTGGCCTGAGCGTGACCCCGCCCCCCACAGGTCTCCGGGGGTCTCTGCTCCGCCTCCAGCTCGATTACGTCGACGTCGTCTTCGCCGGACCCCGCCCAGGCCCCGCCCACAATGAGGGTGAGGCCACGCCCCTTTCGgccaggccacgcccctttgTCTCAGGCCACGCCCCGGGCCACGCCCATCACGGTGACATCATCCCACTCCTGCCACACCCATCATTGGCCACGCCCCTCCTGGCCAGGCCACGCCCTTTCATTTgggaggccacgccccctttcccccaggccacgcccactctTAAAAGCTCCTccattggccacgcccacacccagcccctcctggcacTAATGGCAGTGGCCACGCCCCCTCtgtggccacgccccctttgtAGCCACGCCCCTCACgtgttccccccccccccccatccagGGATGGACCCGACCCTGCGGCTGCTGCGGCTGGAAGGTACcaagggggaaatggggggggagacaaaccccaaaacccccccaaaaccccccaaaatcccccccaaacccctccagactcccccaaacccctccagaccccccagaattccccccaaacccctccagacccccccaaaccacTCCAGACCCCCCagaatcccccccaaacccctcctgacccccccaaacccttccagacccccccaaaatcccccccaaacccctccagactcccccaaacctctccagaccccccagaattccccccaaacccttccagacccccccaaacccccccaagcccctccagacccctccaaacccctccagaccccccagaatccccccaaacccttccagaccccccaaaatctcccccaaacccctccagacccccccaaacccctccagaccccccaaaatcccccccaaacccctcctgacccccccaaacccctccagaccccccagaatccccccaaaacccttccagacccccccaaacccctccagaccccccagaatccccccaaaacccttccagaccccccaaatcccccccaaactcctccaaacccccccaaacccttccagaccccccaaaatcccccccaaaccactccagaccccccaaacccctccagaccccccccaaacccctccagaccccccaaaatcccccccaaccccccccccgGCGTTAACGTGGTCCCTCCCCCCCCTTTCCGGCAGAGTTGGTTCGTGCCATGAGTGACGTCATCGAGCAGGGCCTGGCGCTCTATTGGGGCACGGCCGGGGGCGCCCCCGGTGACGTCATGGTgggcggggacagcggggaagGGGCGGGGTTTACCAATGATGTAACGGGGTGGGTGATGACGTAATGGTgggcggggacagcggggaagGGGGCGGGTTTTACCCGTGATGTCATGGGGGTGGGTGATGACGTCATGGTGGCCGGGGACAGCAGAAAGGGGGCGGGGTTTTCCCGTGATGTCATGGGGGTGGGTGATGACGTCATGGTGGGCGGGGACAGCGGGAAAGGGGGCGGGGTTTACCTGTGATGTCATGGGGGTGGGTGATGACGTCATGGTGGCCGGGGACAGCAGAAAGGGGGCGGGGTTTTCCCGTGATGTCATGGGGGTGGGTGATGACGTCATGGTGGGCGGGGACAGCAGAAAGGGGGCGGGGTTTACCCATGATGTCATGGGGGTGGGTGATGATGTCATGGTGGGCGGGGACAGCAGGGAAGGGGGCGGGGTTTACCTGTGACGTCATGGGGGAATGGGATGATGATGTCATGGTGGGCGGGGACAGCGGGAAAGGGGGCGGGGTTTACCTGTGACGTCATGGGGTGGGTGATGATGTCATGGTGGGCGGGGACAGCGGGAAAGGGGGCGGGGTTTACCTGTGACATcatggggagggggggaaatgggatggTGACGTCATAGTGGGCGGGGACACAAGGGGGGACACCAGTGACGTCATGGTGGGCGGGGACACGAGGGGGGACAAggcaggtggggagggggaggggacacggggggtgacacaggtgaggtgacacaggtgacacaggtgacacaggtcaggtgacacaggtcaggtgacacaggtgaggtCACACAGATCAGGTGACCCAGgtcaggtgtcccaggtgaggTGTCCCAagtgaggtgacacaggtgacacaggtcaggtgacacaggtgacacacaggtgacacacaggtgacccaggtgtcccaggtcaggtgtcccaggtgaggtgacacaggtgaggtCACACAGGTGAGGTGACACaagtgacacacaggtgacacacaggtgacacaggtgtcccaggtgaggtgacacaggtgaggtgacacacaggtgacacacaggtgaggtCACACAGgtcaggtgtcccaggtgtcccaggtgaggtgacacaggtgacacaggtcaggtgacacaggtgaggtgacacacacaggtgacacacaggtgaggtcacacaggtgacacaggtgtcccaggtgtcccaggtgaggtgacacaggtcaggtgacacacacaggtgacacacagatGACACGGgtcaggtgacacacacaggtgaggtCACACAGGTGAGGTGACACAGgtcaggtgacacacaggtgacacactgGTGACACAGgtcaggtgacacacaggtgacacacaggtgaggtCACACAGGtgaggtgtcccaggtgtcccaggtgaggtgacacaggtgaggtgacacacaggtgacacacaggtgggGTCACACAggtgaggtgacacaggtgacacggGTCAGGTGACgaacaggtgacacacacaggtgaggtcacacaggtgtcccaggtgtcccaggtgaggtgacacaggtgacacaggtgacacaggtgaggtgACACAcaagtgacacacacaggtgacacacacaggtgacacacacaggtgacacacacaggtgacacaggtgaggtgacacaggtgaggtcacacacaggtgacacacaggtgacacacaggtgaggtgacacaggtgaggtgtcccaggtgtcccaggtgaggTGACAGcgctgtccccaccccaggacACTTTCGCCGTTGCCCGCCAGCTCAACCTGGTGGCCCCCGTGTGCCAGTGGGCGGAGCTTCCGCCGGAGCCCCGCCTCTTCCGCCACCTCGGTAGGGGCGGGGCCACGgcagggggcggggcttaaaaGGGCGTGGTCAGGGGGTGTGTCCAAGGGGTGTGGCCACATGAGGGGGCGTGGTCGGGAGGGTGTGGCCGATTGAAGGGGTGGGGCCACAGGGAGGGTGTGGCCGGTTTAAAAGGGGTGGAGCCAATGGttggggtggggctgggggcgtggccaggccgagggggcgtggccaaagAGGGAGGGGTAATGGGGGCGTGGTTAACGGCTGGGGGCGTGGCCTGTggagaaaggggcggggctaagggggtttggggcggggctaagggggtttggggcggggctaagggggtttgggtggggctaagggggtttgggtggggctaagggggtttggggcggggctaagggggtttgggcggggctaagggggtttgggtggggctaagggggtttgggtggggctaagggggtttgggtggggctaagggggtttggggcggggctaagggggtttgggtggggctaagggggtttgggtggggctaagggggtttggggcggggctaagggggtttggggtggggctaagggggtttggggcggggctaagggggtttggggcggggctaagggggtttgggtggggctAAGGGGGTTTGGGCGGGGCTAAGGGGGTTTGGGGCGGGGCTAAGGGGGTTTGGGGCGGGGCTAAGGGGGTTCAGGGTGGGGCtaagggggtttgggtggggctaagggggtctggggtggggcTAAGGGGGTTCAGGGTGGGGCtaagggggtttgggtggggctaagggggtttgggtggggctaagggggtttggggcggggctaagggggtttggggtggggctaagggggtttgggtggggctaagggggtttggggtggggttaAGGGGGTTCAGGGTGGGGCTAAGGGGGTTTGGGGCGGGGCTAAGGGGGTTGGGGGCGGGGCTAAGGGGGTTTGGGGCGGGGCtaagggggtttgggtggggctAAGGGGGTTCAGGGCGGGgctaagggggtttggggtggggctaagggggtttggggtggggctaagggggtttgggtggggctaagggggtttgggtggggctaagggggtttgggtggggctAAGGGGGTTCAGGGTGGGGCtaagggggtttgggtggggctaagggggtttgggtggggctAAGGGGGTTCAGGGGCGGGGCtaagggggtttgggtggggctaagggggtttgggcggggctaagggggtttggggcggggctaagggggtttgggtggggctaagggggtttgggtggggctaagggggtttgggtggggctaagggggtttgggtggggcCAGGGGTGATTTGGGGCGGGGCTATGAGGGTTCAGGGCGGGGCTAAGGGGGTGGGGGCGGGGCTAAGGGGGTTCAGGGGGGCTAAGGGGGTTGGGGTGGGgctaagggggtttggggtggggctaagggggtttggggtggggctaagggggtttggggcggggctaagggggtttgggtggggctaagggggtttgggtggggctAAGGGGGTTTGGGGCGGGGCCAGGGGTGATTTGGGGGATCCGGGCGGGGTCAGGGGGTCCCAGGTCACCCCCCCTCGA
It contains:
- the LOC131574454 gene encoding voltage-gated potassium channel subunit beta-2-like isoform X2 gives rise to the protein MLGRILRSKGWRRSSYVITTRVHWGAPPDRGLSRKHLLEGLRGSLLRLQLDYVDVVFAGPRPGPAHNEGMDPTLRLLRLEELVRAMSDVIEQGLALYWGTAGGAPGDVMDTFAVARQLNLVAPVCQWAELPPEPRLFRHLGLGAVTWSPLAPGPPLDEESPGNAPAKGRPRCPVAPGELQPLAQRLGCSERQLGIAWSLRLEGVSSVLVGAETPRGLREQIQALQVLPRLGPAALRELQPLLGGGAAPS